The Ipomoea triloba cultivar NCNSP0323 chromosome 13, ASM357664v1 genomic interval CCTAGAGTAAAACATTTGTAAGATATATGATGAAAGAATAGTAGCTACAATGACTCTCAATGAATgtccaaaacaaaaacaaatagcCACTATATTAGTAATTCAAAAAACATTGACCCTTGGTCATTTACAGAAACAAGGTGACATAAGATAGGGTGCAAGTTGTGTAAATGGCCATTCAAAGCCATAACTTTGGAGgacatttttatcaaaataccACCCAAAGTTAATGGACTATTGTTCACTTACCTTGACAAATCCAGTACGACGATCCAGATTTAGATGTAAATTTCTAATCTCCCCAAATTCACCAAATGCATTATGGAGATCATCTTCTTGTGCCTCTTCATGAACCCCAGTAACCAACACAATCCATCCTTCAATTGCTGCACAAAATTTAGTAACATTAGACTTTTCCGAGTTCTTTTAATGAATCTTTGGACTCAAACTACTTAAAACTGTCCAGACCTGTGTTACAAATTTGGCAACTATAGAACATGAGCACAACTATGCATTTTATGtgtcaatattataatttcctGTGCGTGCATACAGACAAGCTACATAACATTAACAATTGAAATTCAGATTGAAACATAAAATAAAGGCTATCAAATCATTCCTAGTTGGTGGGAGGGGGGGAAGAAAGGGAGGTCTACTTCTTAGCTAGCCATCATTTGGAATGATCAAATATCGAGATTCAAACAACTTGGTTTGTAATCATAGCATGGAAGTGGGTTTGGCACTCCAACCATCATGGTGAGATGGAACTCCACAATTTCAGATGGTGTTATATTTTCTATAGCAAGCTTCAGTGACAAAGGCATCTGTCTCATTGATGGATCTCCACAATTTCAGATGATCTTATCTAATGTCGGGCTCAAGCCTTTAGTGGATTGACATCTTTAACTATTTATGTAACACATGATCAGCCGTGAAGTTAGACAGGTTTACAGAAACAATTGgcttaattttgatatttatagTTATAGGGATTGAAGCAGTTTTTGGTAATTTGTCTTTACATTATGCCTTATAATGTAATTATGACATTAAAATTATGTAGGGATTGGGGAATTCCTCATCTTCTAGTAAGGGAAGGAAGGAAGCTAGTGAGCAACAGAACATAATCCTAAGTTGCAAAATGGAGGCTTGATCTTCGACATAGGACAAGTTAAGGCCCAATATCAGCAAAGTGATAGACTGGAATATTGAAACCAATCATCTATATAACACATTCAAATCCACAAAGGCCACAACAGGATGCGGGAATGGTTAATGGAAAAGGAATTCAAAAGTAGTAACCAATATGCATAGTTATCACGGCGTCGCATTGGCGTCCTGTCGGCGCCTGGAGGCTTTGCCTCGCCTGAAAATGGTGAGGCGGCTGAGGCAACACCCTAATATCCATTGCAATAAAAAAGCATCATATATCACTTTATTCTTCCATTCAACTGACATTCTCCTTTCTTCAGGCTACCAAACAAAGCATTACCAGAAGCAGCTTTTAGCAGTACCACTCTGTGTACTTATAATCACTACTATATACTGCTTCACAGCACCCTAATACCCATTGCAAACAAGTGCATGCAAAAATTTTCATACTCCCCTTGCCCAACATATTCAGCTGAAAGCAGATGTATACAACATCCGAACAATTAGCAGTCTTGTTTTCcattttgtaataaaaatatacggagtaattattaatCCGAAAGAGTAACTTTAACAATAGAACAGATCAAGTCACAAAACGCATAAATAGTAATCTCACTCAGGCAATTACGGAAATGGGTGGAACTCGGTAATGTAACTCCATGGGGGTGCGGTTGGAGAAGTGTGATGCGTTtacacacatgcatatataaatataaagtgagagagagagagagagagagagagagagcgaggGGAACTGACATCGTTCGGGACCAGGGCCGCCGTCGGAATCGAGAGAGTCAAAGCGCGCAGACATCCGAACATTCCGGTCGGCCTCAGCAGCGTCTTCGCGAAATCCGCGGCCTTTGGTCTTTCTGGGAGCAGAGGAGGAGCCGCCGGTAACAAGCGACTTGATCCTGGGAGTCGGAGCCCTAGGGGACGATGGCGTGTCCACATCCTCGTCCATCAGATCGTCATCCTCCGGCTCGAAGTCCACCGTCTCAGCCTCTGCGTTCGCCATTTGCTGCTGCGTCGTGTTTTCACCCTTTCCCTTCTCTATTTGTTTCTTAAGAATGAATTGTAGGGATGGGGTTTTGTTGCTGAAACTGAGAAATAGGGTTTTAGAATTGTGTAGTTCTCCATTGATTTGGTTgttttgtcatttttaatttttaatttgggagTTTTGTGATAATAAAAtctagagttaattccaacaatggtcctccgactatattgattttttaaaattggtccctgacttttaatttgaataatttagacacttgactttcaaattctttccaatttaATTCTTTTGTCCGATGAAGGTTAAGTGGAAGTTAAATTAAGGGGTAAAATAgtcatttcatatatatatatatatatatatatatatatatatatatatatatatatatatatatatatatatatgtatgcaaaAAACCCTGGATAACTGATCAAAACTCATCAAGATcaaatgcaaagaaaagagttGGNNNNNNNNNNNNNNNNNNNNNNNNNGTATGCAAAAAACCCTGGATAACTGATCAAAACTCATCAAGATcaaatgcaaagaaaagagttGGTTTTGTGATAATAAAAtctagagttaattccaacaatggtcctccgactatattgattttttaaaattggtccctgacttttaatttgaataatttagacacttgactttcaaattctttccaatttaATTCTTTTGTCCGATGAAGGTTAAGTGGAAGTTAAATTAAGGGGTAAAATAgtcatttcatatatatatatatatatatatatatatatatatatatatatatatatatatacatatgtatatgtatgcaaAAAACCCTGGATAACTGATCAAACTCATCAAGATcaaatgcaaagaaaagagttgggcatacttcttttttctttaagaaATTAGTCACAACCATCTGAGCATCAACACCAGGACAATAAGAATTTATGTTCCTTTTAATATTTCAGAATTCCACACTTGTTGCACCTACATTTGAGAAATTCCCCATCATCTCCTTGAACAACCGAAAACTTTGCACTGGCTCAATGTTCGCTTTTACACAGTCAACTACGAACTTCATGTGACCAACCCCAATCTTCCTATTCCCCTTAAGAAATTGTCTTGACAATAATGAGAACAGTGAATGATTGTGACGCTCCTCAAACAAGTGAGTACAATTACTCGCATATCTAAAAGCAACGTGAGCCCTACACCCAACCCTATTCGAAACTCTCCGCCTCTTTCTAACAGAACACTCAACACCATCCAATTCTACTGCTGAAGAGCTATCCATACAAACGGCATTCTTAAAACCCTCCCTACTACAAACAATATATTTCCAAACTATCGCCCCATCACAAGATTTTTTCATCGTGTTGTGTCGAATATCAAACCCCACAACTGAAGCATACTTAATATAAAATTCAACAGCAGAATCCAGATCAGGAAAAATCTTCCCAACAATAGGTTTAACCGAATCTTCACAAACAGGAACATGATATTTTGTCAAACCAGGAGAAATATTCAAACGATAAGAATCACATTCACATGTGTGTCCAACTACTTTAAATTAATGCACCATTATGTAATAAATGCAAAAAAATGTATAACTCTTGAGACTCTACCATAAACtatatacaataaataattagtgCAAGTACTTAAACCACAGTAAGCATGTAAATGATATTAAATGTGCACCAGTACTAAACAGAGATGCATCTACttgaaatcaacaaaaaaaaactaaatattacaTACGTAAGTCATAGTATGCACGTAAATCATATAAAAGATGCACCTAATACTACCCAAAGATGCTTCGACCTGGAATcaacaaaaaacaattaaaaataaatacacaatatatatgctattaaaaataatttacgtATTTACAAAAGCAactaaattataacaaaaatgcaccagttatctatgataaaataaatacaattaaacatgAATTGCACCTACTTATAAGGCAATGTGCATATAGTTTGTATACATAATGCATCcaatacacaatatatatgcaattaaaaaataacttaattatttacaaaaaataacaaaaaatgcaTCCAATATTGGTAACAACGCATATAATACACGAACTCAAAACACAAACAGTACCTAACTCCATTGCGATCGTATGAGCCAACAGCAATCGATGAAGACTTTGAAATTGGTAAACACCAACTGGGAACTCCTCACGATCAACAAACTCAGACCTGTTGTTGGCCGAAGAAATTAGTAAAGAAGAATTGGGATGCCTATGTGAAACAAGAACTATGACTCCTACACGATCAACAAACTCATACCTGTAGTTTGACGACAAATTTGGTAAGGAAGACTTGGGGCTCCTACGCGATCACATGAGGTGTTATGCGAATAACATTAACAGATTAGgaaataaaaagcaaaaagaCAAGAAACCCCTTACCGCCGGCTAGACGCGAAAAATCCTGAGCAACTATTGACGTTGGATGAAAGATGATCAACGACTTGGGTTTGTTCttatttcttacctgggcgcaCAGTACGCACGTGAacggctatatatatatatatatatatatatatatatatatatatatatattttttttttttttttttttggttcaggtgTGGTtctgctctcccgtgcggtcacacaccactcaatgttacaaatacaccactcaatgttaagaaacacaccacagtgcatatttgtgtggtgtgtttcttaacattgaggtgtatcgtaacattgagtggtgtatttcgtaacattgagtggtatgAACCGCACGGCGCAtgggagagcacgaccgcacctgaacctgacactatataatatatatatatatatatatatatatttgaaatactAATGGGAAATGGGCATTCAATGCTATCATTCAAGTTCATGGGAACTTTATTGAAAACCTTTTAAGGAAGATCATCCTCAAAAGAAGCTCATACAAGGAAGAACAAAAAGAGCCGTTAGACAAATACAACTTGTCTAACGCCTAAAAGTCCAAATGCAAGACAAATTGGTGATAAGCGAGAACATCTCTTTTTTTGGACTAAAGTATACTTATACATTAATAAGATAATGGTCATTACCGTATGAATATGAAGCTGCACAAGTTAAGAGATATAGCAGTAGATTTTGGGGAATTGTGACAGTTTTTGGACA includes:
- the LOC116001752 gene encoding RNA-binding protein Y14A-like, encoding MANAEAETVDFEPEDDDLMDEDVDTPSSPRAPTPRIKSLVTGGSSSAPRKTKGRGFREDAAEADRNVRMSARFDSLDSDGGPGPERSIEGWIVLVTGVHEEAQEDDLHNAFGEFGEIRNLHLNLDRRTGFVKGYALIEYENIEEAQKAIAEMEGTQLLTQTINVDWAFSKGPFRRRNVRRRSPRSHRSRSPRRRY